In a single window of the Drosophila albomicans strain 15112-1751.03 chromosome 3, ASM965048v2, whole genome shotgun sequence genome:
- the LOC117569385 gene encoding uncharacterized protein LOC117569385 isoform X1 has protein sequence MWSNALCTLGVTKPLCNCLSIRQVAAAAAAAAAANQGAAGGAAITTGPTAAAAVGESRGKRPLKIWDSWRNVRKGVVVGTFEELLVRGKDKLGVPASEPVRVVLECDGTQIEDGEYFRTLANNTVLLLLRQGERWYPTGVDVIKAAISAIPKIVCETIHALELHDETPSWKIMDNKGRVTVVLHWDQRQGGGGGGGGGGGGGGGGGGGGAGMCMGAGLGSSNGLLSSDKYSPSKKGLSAQSSLDNKSVSSQSSQPRYASPQITVISDEGPASIYHPGGVVLPPGVVIPGSGSRRLSKQGGSFDSAVGAVHVHTPECAHHAHTPSRAGSPSTTECDFHCCALHEEGRKIAVHKSVATSPIQDGSSSPQPHQQQQQLHAHQATLGMSSSVMDPMLGGSGSMQRRSSGAKGHVRFLDIAPERDSSESETENTVMEDDKTTTEKFLLLIDQLSVDQKRHLSIKDIGIILERLNSKILDVERLDRESESDDCYNWTIKATIRGDALRELGVIYNGNYYAISEHPGYKEELEENGEEVEEEDEEDRI, from the exons ATGTGGTCCAATGCTCTGTGCACGCTGGGCGTGACAAAGCCGCTCTGCAACTGCCTCAGCATCAGACAAGTGGCGGCCgcggcagctgccgctgcggcAGCTAATCAAGGTGCAGCTGGAGGTGCTGCCATCACCACAGGACCGACGgccgcagcagcagttggg GAGTCTCGCGGCAAGCGACCACTGAAAATTTGGGATAGTTGGCGGAATGTGCGTAAGGGCGTCGTAGTTGGTACATTTGAGGAGCTATTGGTGCGCGGCAAGGATAAATTGGGGGTTCCTGCTTCAGAACCTGTTCGCGTTGTTCTGGAGTGTGATGGAACCCAAATCGAGGATGGCGAATACTTTCGCACCCTGGCCAACAATACGGTTCTCTTGCTGTTGAGGCAGGGCGAGCGATGGTATCCAACGGGTGTGGATGTCATAAAAGCTG CTATATCAGCTATACCGAAAATCGTCTGTGAGACGATCCATGCACTGGAACTGCATGATGAGACACCATCGTGGAAGATTATGGATAATAAAGGGCGTGTCACGGTCGTATTGCACTGGGATCAGCGCCAAggtggcggaggaggaggcggcggcggcggtggtggaggaggaggaggtggtggtggcggcgcCGGCATGTGCATGGGCGCCGGTctgggcagcagcaacgggTTGCTGTCGTCCGACAAGTATTCGCCCTCGAAGAAGGGTCTCTCCGCGCAAAGTTCGTTGGACAACAAGTCGGTGTCTTCGCAATCGTCACAGCCTCGCTACGCCAGCCCACAAATAACGGTCATCAGCGACGAGGGACCGGCGAGCATTTACCATCCGGGCGGCGTTGTCCTGCCCCCGGGTGTTGTGATACCCGGCAGCGGCAGTCGCCGTCTGTCCAAACAGGGCGGCTCCTTCGACAGTGCTGTGGGCGCAGTGCATGTGCATACGCCGGAGTGTGCCCATCATGCGCACACGCCCAGTCGGGCGGGCAGTCCCAGCACAACGGAGTGCGACTTCCATTGCTGTGCCCTCCACGAGGAGGGGCGCAAGATAGCGGTGCACAAGAGCGTGGCCACGTCGCCCATTCAGgacggcagcagcagtccGCAAccgcatcaacagcaacagcagctgcatgCGCATCAGGCGACGCTGGGGATGTCGTCATCGGTTATGGATCCTATGCTGGGCGGCAGCGGCAGTATGCAGCGTCGCTCATCCGGCGCCAAGGGTCATGTACGCTTCCTGGACATTGCACCGGAGCGCGACAGCTCGGAGAGCGAGACGGAGAACACGGTGATGGAGGATGATAAAACGACGACGGAGAAGTTCTTGCTGCTTATCGATCAGCTGTCTGTCGATCAGAAGCGTCACCTCAGCATCAAGGACATCGGCATCATACTGGAGCGCCTCAACTCAAAGATTCTCGATGTGGAGCGACTGGATCGTGAGTCAGAGTCCGATGACTGCTACAACTGGACGATAAAGGCGACAATACGTGGCGATGCGTTACGCGAACTGGGCGTCATCTACAATGGCAACTATTATGCCATATCCGAGCATCCTGGCTACAAGGAGGAGCTGGAGGAGAACGGCGAGGAGGTCGAGGAGGAGGACGAGGAGGATagaatttaa
- the LOC117569385 gene encoding uncharacterized protein LOC117569385 isoform X2 — MAREESRGKRPLKIWDSWRNVRKGVVVGTFEELLVRGKDKLGVPASEPVRVVLECDGTQIEDGEYFRTLANNTVLLLLRQGERWYPTGVDVIKAAISAIPKIVCETIHALELHDETPSWKIMDNKGRVTVVLHWDQRQGGGGGGGGGGGGGGGGGGGGAGMCMGAGLGSSNGLLSSDKYSPSKKGLSAQSSLDNKSVSSQSSQPRYASPQITVISDEGPASIYHPGGVVLPPGVVIPGSGSRRLSKQGGSFDSAVGAVHVHTPECAHHAHTPSRAGSPSTTECDFHCCALHEEGRKIAVHKSVATSPIQDGSSSPQPHQQQQQLHAHQATLGMSSSVMDPMLGGSGSMQRRSSGAKGHVRFLDIAPERDSSESETENTVMEDDKTTTEKFLLLIDQLSVDQKRHLSIKDIGIILERLNSKILDVERLDRESESDDCYNWTIKATIRGDALRELGVIYNGNYYAISEHPGYKEELEENGEEVEEEDEEDRI; from the exons GAGTCTCGCGGCAAGCGACCACTGAAAATTTGGGATAGTTGGCGGAATGTGCGTAAGGGCGTCGTAGTTGGTACATTTGAGGAGCTATTGGTGCGCGGCAAGGATAAATTGGGGGTTCCTGCTTCAGAACCTGTTCGCGTTGTTCTGGAGTGTGATGGAACCCAAATCGAGGATGGCGAATACTTTCGCACCCTGGCCAACAATACGGTTCTCTTGCTGTTGAGGCAGGGCGAGCGATGGTATCCAACGGGTGTGGATGTCATAAAAGCTG CTATATCAGCTATACCGAAAATCGTCTGTGAGACGATCCATGCACTGGAACTGCATGATGAGACACCATCGTGGAAGATTATGGATAATAAAGGGCGTGTCACGGTCGTATTGCACTGGGATCAGCGCCAAggtggcggaggaggaggcggcggcggcggtggtggaggaggaggaggtggtggtggcggcgcCGGCATGTGCATGGGCGCCGGTctgggcagcagcaacgggTTGCTGTCGTCCGACAAGTATTCGCCCTCGAAGAAGGGTCTCTCCGCGCAAAGTTCGTTGGACAACAAGTCGGTGTCTTCGCAATCGTCACAGCCTCGCTACGCCAGCCCACAAATAACGGTCATCAGCGACGAGGGACCGGCGAGCATTTACCATCCGGGCGGCGTTGTCCTGCCCCCGGGTGTTGTGATACCCGGCAGCGGCAGTCGCCGTCTGTCCAAACAGGGCGGCTCCTTCGACAGTGCTGTGGGCGCAGTGCATGTGCATACGCCGGAGTGTGCCCATCATGCGCACACGCCCAGTCGGGCGGGCAGTCCCAGCACAACGGAGTGCGACTTCCATTGCTGTGCCCTCCACGAGGAGGGGCGCAAGATAGCGGTGCACAAGAGCGTGGCCACGTCGCCCATTCAGgacggcagcagcagtccGCAAccgcatcaacagcaacagcagctgcatgCGCATCAGGCGACGCTGGGGATGTCGTCATCGGTTATGGATCCTATGCTGGGCGGCAGCGGCAGTATGCAGCGTCGCTCATCCGGCGCCAAGGGTCATGTACGCTTCCTGGACATTGCACCGGAGCGCGACAGCTCGGAGAGCGAGACGGAGAACACGGTGATGGAGGATGATAAAACGACGACGGAGAAGTTCTTGCTGCTTATCGATCAGCTGTCTGTCGATCAGAAGCGTCACCTCAGCATCAAGGACATCGGCATCATACTGGAGCGCCTCAACTCAAAGATTCTCGATGTGGAGCGACTGGATCGTGAGTCAGAGTCCGATGACTGCTACAACTGGACGATAAAGGCGACAATACGTGGCGATGCGTTACGCGAACTGGGCGTCATCTACAATGGCAACTATTATGCCATATCCGAGCATCCTGGCTACAAGGAGGAGCTGGAGGAGAACGGCGAGGAGGTCGAGGAGGAGGACGAGGAGGATagaatttaa